The proteins below come from a single Streptomyces tubercidicus genomic window:
- a CDS encoding SpoIIE family protein phosphatase → MNAWNAAESADFRGPLDVTRAATAVLDAQDLIIGWSPAAQRLLGYLPEEIVGQRLEMLVPPALRGAGPAPEDALSGGRELTLRHRNGRLVRMAATLCPLATVSEGSVRQPARLLVAGELDAQRMWESRQAMLHGLATRSPVGLGIYDTDLRLTWANSAYIREVGLPLREFLGARADELYPDGEFLTEGYPRTLDAVMHQVIDTGEPILDLHFVGEKPSDPGREHVWSCSYYRLQDADGQVLGVCEDAFDITGRYQAQRRLNLLVEAGARIGTTLDMTVTAREVTEVAVPEFATAVTVDLMQSVRNGDEPEPAGGTLPTLVRVAARSAEEGPDGTPYSPHRVEYPPGSLQYRSLSSGGMVRDETTVVVPLRAGGTPMGLVTFRRGAPMPAFDKGEIELADELVTRTAVCLDNARRFTREHTAALTLQRNLLPQHLAAPSAVDLAHRYLPSDERGGVGGDWFDVIGLSGTRVGLVVGDVVGHGLQAAATMGRLRTTVRALARLDLAPDELLGRLDDLVEQTAEEQAAMIGSDPGTDDVATGVTCLYAVYDPVSRRCTMARAGHLPPAVVDPEGGVSFPDLPAGPPLGLGGLPFESLEIELPVGSLLALFTNGLVESRDRDVDAGLEILAGVLGEHRRPLDDLCDHALTELLPDGPATDDSALLLVRTRELDARQVAAWELPAEPAAVGKARELATGQLREWGLAELSYATELVVSELVTNAVRHAAGPLHLRLLRDRTLLTEVSDTAHTSPHLRHSASDDEGGRGLFIVAQLVQRWGTRYTPYGKTIWTEQAFPARYPGARRPAR, encoded by the coding sequence ATGAACGCATGGAACGCGGCGGAGAGCGCCGACTTCCGTGGTCCCCTCGACGTCACCAGGGCGGCCACCGCGGTTCTGGACGCCCAGGACCTGATCATCGGCTGGAGCCCGGCGGCCCAGCGGCTGCTCGGCTATCTGCCGGAGGAGATCGTCGGGCAGCGCCTGGAGATGCTGGTTCCGCCCGCTCTCAGAGGGGCCGGGCCCGCACCGGAGGACGCGCTGAGCGGCGGCCGGGAACTCACGCTGCGGCACCGGAACGGCCGGCTGGTGCGGATGGCCGCCACGCTCTGCCCGCTCGCCACGGTGTCCGAAGGTTCCGTCCGACAGCCGGCCCGCCTCCTGGTGGCGGGCGAACTGGACGCCCAGCGGATGTGGGAGTCCCGTCAGGCGATGCTGCACGGTCTGGCCACCCGGTCCCCGGTGGGTCTGGGCATCTATGACACCGATCTCCGGCTGACCTGGGCGAACAGCGCGTATATCCGGGAGGTCGGGCTGCCGCTGCGGGAGTTCCTCGGTGCCCGCGCCGATGAGCTGTATCCGGACGGCGAGTTTCTGACCGAGGGGTACCCGCGCACGCTCGACGCGGTGATGCACCAGGTCATCGACACCGGTGAACCGATCCTGGATCTGCACTTCGTCGGTGAGAAGCCCTCCGACCCGGGGCGTGAGCATGTCTGGTCCTGCTCGTACTACCGGCTGCAGGACGCCGACGGTCAGGTGCTCGGGGTGTGCGAGGACGCCTTCGACATCACCGGCCGCTATCAGGCGCAGCGCCGGCTGAACCTCCTGGTGGAGGCCGGCGCCCGGATCGGCACCACACTGGATATGACCGTCACCGCCCGGGAGGTCACCGAGGTCGCGGTGCCGGAGTTCGCGACCGCAGTCACCGTCGATCTGATGCAGTCCGTACGGAACGGCGACGAGCCGGAACCGGCGGGCGGCACCCTGCCCACGCTGGTGCGGGTCGCCGCGCGCTCCGCCGAGGAGGGGCCGGACGGCACGCCGTACAGCCCGCACCGGGTCGAGTACCCGCCCGGCTCGCTCCAGTACCGCAGCCTGTCCTCCGGCGGGATGGTGCGCGACGAGACCACCGTGGTCGTGCCGCTGCGGGCCGGCGGCACCCCGATGGGGCTGGTCACCTTCCGCCGCGGCGCCCCGATGCCGGCCTTCGACAAGGGAGAGATCGAGCTGGCCGACGAGCTGGTCACCCGGACGGCGGTGTGCCTGGACAACGCGCGCCGCTTCACCCGCGAACACACCGCCGCGCTGACCCTCCAGCGCAATCTGCTGCCCCAGCATCTGGCGGCCCCGTCGGCCGTCGATCTGGCCCACCGCTATCTGCCCAGCGACGAGCGGGGCGGGGTCGGCGGCGACTGGTTCGATGTCATCGGGCTGTCGGGGACCCGGGTCGGGCTGGTCGTCGGGGACGTGGTGGGCCACGGCCTCCAGGCGGCGGCGACCATGGGGCGGCTGCGGACGACCGTGCGCGCCCTGGCCCGGCTGGATCTGGCCCCCGACGAGCTGCTGGGCCGGCTGGACGACCTGGTGGAACAGACCGCGGAGGAGCAGGCGGCCATGATCGGCTCGGATCCCGGCACGGACGATGTGGCCACCGGGGTGACCTGCCTCTACGCGGTCTACGACCCGGTGTCGCGGCGCTGCACCATGGCGCGGGCCGGGCATCTGCCACCGGCCGTCGTCGACCCGGAGGGCGGGGTGTCCTTCCCGGACCTCCCGGCGGGCCCGCCGCTTGGCCTGGGGGGCCTGCCGTTCGAGTCCCTGGAGATCGAGCTGCCGGTCGGCAGTCTGCTGGCCCTGTTCACGAACGGGCTGGTCGAGAGCCGTGACCGGGACGTGGACGCGGGGCTGGAGATCCTGGCCGGGGTGCTGGGCGAGCACCGCCGTCCGCTGGACGACCTGTGTGACCATGCGCTGACCGAGCTGCTGCCGGACGGTCCGGCCACCGATGACTCGGCGCTGCTGCTGGTGCGCACCCGCGAGCTGGACGCCCGGCAGGTGGCGGCCTGGGAGCTGCCCGCGGAGCCGGCCGCGGTGGGCAAGGCCCGTGAGCTGGCCACCGGGCAGTTGCGGGAGTGGGGCCTGGCGGAGCTGTCCTACGCGACCGAGCTGGTGGTCAGCGAGCTGGTCACCAATGCCGTACGGCATGCCGCGGGGCCGCTGCATCTGCGGCTGCTGCGCGACCGGACCCTGCTGACCGAGGTGTCGGACACCGCCCATACCTCGCCGCACCTCCGGCACAGTGCCAGTGACGACGAGGGCGGCCGCGGGCTCTTCATCGTCGCGCAGCTGGTGCAGCGCTGGGGTACGCGCTACACGCCGTACGGCAAGACGATCTGGACGGAGCAGGCGTTCCCGGCGCGGTATCCCGGGGCTCGGCGGCCGGCCCGCTGA
- a CDS encoding GNAT family N-acetyltransferase, with protein MPPIGNAPDPQPVTGELAVGAASLDDWHQVAQWAADEEWNPGRGDTACFHPTDPDGFFTGRRAGRTVSAVSVVNYSDAYAFLGYYLVHPEHRGQGLGLATWRAAFPHAGVRTVGLDAVPAQQDTYRRAGFAPAYETIRYGGRPLRPGTATPDVVPVTRAHLDVLADYDRRCFPADRRAFVTRWLTAPGHTARVCLRDGAIAGYGVLRPARTGHRIGPLFADTTAAAEALFDALAAAADPADDVFLDVPGPRHAAHTLVTSRGLTPRSHTVRMYTGPVPPAEQERTFAVTSLELG; from the coding sequence ATGCCTCCCATCGGTAACGCCCCCGATCCCCAGCCCGTCACCGGCGAACTCGCCGTCGGCGCGGCCTCGTTGGACGACTGGCACCAGGTGGCCCAATGGGCCGCCGACGAGGAGTGGAACCCCGGACGCGGCGACACCGCCTGCTTCCACCCCACCGACCCCGACGGTTTCTTCACCGGACGCCGCGCCGGACGGACCGTCTCCGCGGTCTCGGTCGTCAACTACTCCGACGCCTATGCGTTCCTGGGCTACTACCTCGTCCACCCCGAGCACCGCGGCCAGGGCCTGGGCCTCGCCACCTGGCGTGCCGCCTTCCCGCACGCCGGTGTCCGGACCGTGGGTCTGGACGCGGTCCCCGCCCAGCAGGACACCTACCGGCGCGCCGGGTTCGCCCCCGCCTACGAGACCATCCGCTACGGCGGACGCCCTCTCCGCCCCGGCACCGCCACACCGGACGTCGTCCCCGTCACCCGTGCGCATCTCGACGTGCTCGCCGACTACGACCGGCGCTGCTTCCCCGCCGACCGCCGGGCCTTCGTCACCCGCTGGCTGACGGCCCCCGGCCACACCGCCCGCGTCTGTCTGCGGGATGGCGCCATCGCGGGCTACGGCGTGCTCCGTCCGGCCCGCACCGGTCACCGCATCGGCCCGCTCTTCGCCGACACCACCGCGGCCGCCGAAGCGCTCTTCGACGCCCTCGCGGCGGCCGCCGACCCGGCCGACGACGTCTTCCTCGATGTCCCCGGCCCCCGGCACGCAGCCCACACCCTGGTCACCTCCCGCGGTCTGACCCCGCGGTCGCACACCGTGCGGATGTACACCGGCCCGGTGCCACCGGCGGAGCAGGAGCGCACCTTCGCCGTCACCAGCCTCGAACTCGGCTGA
- a CDS encoding winged helix-turn-helix domain-containing protein yields the protein MNSSTTPLALRPDADFGRAPTAGNGEGPPLAVDRLPDGTWQLTLHDLEPVSVHRLPSDEVHIILAPPREEPADEPPSGLARPEPIRIDTAARTVFARGRQLNLPRLEFDLLAHLVLHPRRAFTREQLMAAVWPSCQSSYRTVDVHVARLRRRLGPGLRDTISTVFGIGYKYQPTP from the coding sequence ATGAACTCCTCGACGACCCCGCTTGCGCTGCGACCGGACGCCGACTTCGGCCGGGCGCCCACAGCCGGGAACGGCGAAGGGCCACCCCTGGCGGTCGACCGGCTCCCTGACGGCACGTGGCAACTGACCCTGCACGACCTGGAACCGGTGTCGGTGCACCGGCTGCCGTCGGACGAGGTCCACATCATCCTGGCGCCCCCGCGCGAGGAACCGGCCGATGAGCCCCCGTCCGGCCTGGCACGGCCGGAGCCGATCCGGATCGACACCGCGGCCCGGACCGTCTTCGCCCGGGGCCGCCAACTCAACTTGCCGCGACTGGAGTTCGACCTGCTGGCCCATCTCGTGCTGCATCCACGGCGCGCCTTCACCCGGGAGCAGCTGATGGCCGCCGTCTGGCCCAGCTGCCAGTCCAGCTACCGCACCGTCGATGTCCACGTCGCCCGTCTGCGCCGACGCCTCGGCCCCGGCCTGCGCGACACCATCAGCACGGTTTTCGGCATCGGGTACAAGTACCAGCCCACCCCATAG
- a CDS encoding MFS transporter encodes MTAPNDVTAGREVPEQRRILAVLVFSQILSGAGLAAGITVGALLAEEMLGSTGLAGVPSALFTAGSALGALGVGQICRRYGRRPGLALGYAVGALGSLGVVVAATLGSAVLLFLSLVVYGAGTSTNLMARYAGADLASAERRGRAVSTVLFATTLGAVVGPNLVTFTGEVAHSWGIPRLAGPFLLAVAAFGSAAVVLAALLRPDPLRLAEKLAAERAPETDERPADDAGDLPDAQPQRRGVVTGTTVMILTQLVMIAIMTMTPVHMQAHGHDTQAAGLVIALHVGAMFLPSPLTGLLVDRLGRWWIAGASGLTLAAAGVLAAIAPPHSVPALATALVLLGLGWNFGLVSGTAIVTDALPPARRASAQGLVDVGIALAGATGGMSSGLVVVLGGYPALALAGAVLSLAVVPVVAWAVRRPAHTDTAPATPFAEPEPK; translated from the coding sequence ATGACCGCCCCGAACGACGTCACGGCCGGCCGCGAGGTGCCCGAACAGCGGCGGATTCTGGCCGTCCTGGTGTTCTCCCAGATCCTCAGCGGGGCGGGCCTCGCCGCCGGAATCACCGTCGGGGCGCTACTCGCCGAGGAGATGCTCGGCTCGACCGGGCTGGCCGGTGTGCCCAGTGCGCTGTTCACCGCCGGATCCGCGCTGGGCGCCCTCGGTGTCGGCCAGATCTGCCGGCGTTACGGCCGCCGCCCCGGACTGGCGCTCGGATACGCCGTCGGGGCGCTCGGCAGCCTCGGGGTCGTCGTGGCGGCCACACTCGGCAGTGCGGTGCTGCTGTTCCTGTCCCTGGTGGTCTACGGGGCGGGCACCTCGACGAATCTGATGGCGCGTTACGCCGGTGCGGATCTGGCCTCCGCCGAGCGGCGCGGCCGGGCCGTGAGCACGGTGCTCTTCGCCACCACGCTCGGCGCGGTGGTCGGGCCCAACCTGGTGACGTTCACCGGGGAGGTCGCCCACTCCTGGGGTATCCCCCGTCTCGCCGGACCGTTCCTGCTCGCCGTCGCCGCGTTCGGGTCGGCGGCGGTGGTGCTGGCCGCGCTGCTGCGGCCCGATCCACTGCGACTGGCCGAGAAACTGGCGGCGGAACGGGCTCCGGAGACGGACGAGCGCCCCGCCGACGACGCCGGTGACCTCCCGGACGCCCAGCCGCAACGGCGCGGAGTGGTCACCGGCACCACGGTCATGATTCTCACTCAGCTCGTGATGATCGCGATCATGACGATGACGCCGGTCCATATGCAGGCGCACGGCCATGACACCCAGGCGGCCGGGCTGGTCATCGCCCTGCACGTCGGAGCGATGTTTCTGCCCTCCCCGCTCACCGGGCTGCTGGTGGACCGCCTCGGCCGGTGGTGGATCGCCGGAGCCTCCGGTCTGACACTGGCGGCCGCCGGGGTCCTGGCCGCGATAGCCCCGCCGCACTCCGTTCCTGCGCTCGCCACGGCCCTCGTACTGCTCGGCCTGGGCTGGAATTTCGGGCTGGTCAGCGGCACCGCCATCGTCACCGACGCACTGCCGCCCGCCCGGCGCGCCTCGGCACAGGGCCTGGTGGACGTCGGCATCGCCCTCGCGGGGGCGACCGGGGGCATGTCCTCGGGCCTGGTCGTCGTCCTGGGCGGCTATCCGGCGCTGGCGCTGGCCGGTGCGGTGCTCTCGCTGGCGGTCGTGCCCGTCGTCGCATGGGCGGTTCGCCGGCCTGCACACACGGACACCGCTCCGGCAACTCCCTTTGCGGAGCCGGAACCTAAATGA
- a CDS encoding DinB family protein has product MTTERLSPPLRAGERETLRSYLDFHRATLAMKTEGLSDEDLRRQSSPPSTLSLLGLVRHMAEVERAWFRRVINGEDIPLVWSAEGDFQVAYDARTASGAEAFDAWQTEVEHARRIEREVASLDVTAYSPRWGEDVSLRVVMLHLIHEYARHNGHADLLREAIDGTVGA; this is encoded by the coding sequence GTGACCACCGAACGCCTCTCCCCGCCGCTGCGCGCGGGCGAGCGGGAGACCCTGCGCTCCTATCTCGACTTCCACCGGGCCACCCTCGCCATGAAGACCGAGGGTCTGTCCGACGAGGACCTCCGGCGGCAGTCGAGCCCGCCGTCCACGCTCTCGCTGCTCGGTCTGGTGCGGCATATGGCCGAGGTCGAACGCGCCTGGTTCCGCCGGGTGATCAACGGCGAGGACATCCCGCTCGTCTGGTCGGCCGAGGGCGATTTCCAGGTGGCGTACGACGCGCGCACGGCCTCCGGCGCTGAGGCGTTCGACGCCTGGCAGACGGAGGTGGAGCACGCCCGCCGCATCGAGCGGGAGGTCGCCTCGCTGGATGTCACGGCCTACTCGCCCCGCTGGGGCGAGGATGTCTCCCTGCGTGTGGTGATGCTGCACCTGATCCATGAGTACGCCCGCCACAACGGCCATGCGGACCTCCTCCGCGAGGCCATCGACGGCACGGTCGGCGCCTGA
- a CDS encoding amino acid permease, producing MGYPRKLTRRFRAFDNFAISFTIINIISGIFSSFGFGMNAGGPRILIFGWIGVSIMVLFVGAAMGEIASAYPTSGALYFSAGKLAKRHQGAWSWYTGWLNFVGQVGGTAATNFAAATFIQAFISMQWPSYESTPQQTVGITAAILLLQALANTYTVRLVAVVNRISVWWLLIGMVVIVGALTVIPDHHQSPSFALHFANNTGFTQAIYGGMLGLLVTSWTFTGFDGSFHMSEETVKATVNAPRGIMRAISYSAITGLILMLALVYAIRDYGHAASAEAPPVQILIDALGQNTASFLLLIVIGAMLFCGLANMTSNTRQIFAFSRDGAMPGSRWWHSVSARTRTPVKAVWLAAACPLVLVLPGWWSHTAFTAVVSVNVVGLFLAYAVPIFLRLRLDDFQAGPWNLGRYGKPVAAIAVTWILISNVLFMLPQASPITPESFNYAPIALAVVLIIATVWWFATARQRFQGPVSYGRPDEVAAMDLI from the coding sequence ATGGGCTATCCGCGGAAACTCACCCGCAGGTTCCGCGCGTTCGATAATTTCGCCATTTCCTTCACCATCATCAACATCATTTCGGGCATCTTCTCCTCCTTCGGGTTCGGGATGAACGCCGGCGGCCCGAGGATCCTGATCTTCGGCTGGATCGGCGTATCGATCATGGTGCTGTTCGTCGGCGCCGCGATGGGCGAGATCGCCTCCGCCTACCCGACCAGCGGCGCGCTCTACTTCTCGGCCGGCAAGCTGGCCAAGCGACACCAGGGCGCCTGGTCCTGGTACACGGGCTGGCTGAACTTCGTCGGCCAGGTCGGCGGCACCGCGGCCACCAACTTCGCCGCCGCCACCTTCATCCAGGCGTTCATCAGCATGCAGTGGCCGTCCTACGAGTCGACACCCCAGCAGACGGTCGGCATCACCGCGGCCATCCTTCTCCTTCAGGCGCTGGCCAACACGTATACCGTGCGGCTCGTTGCGGTGGTGAACCGGATTTCCGTGTGGTGGCTGCTGATCGGCATGGTGGTGATCGTCGGCGCGCTGACCGTGATCCCCGACCACCACCAGTCGCCCTCGTTCGCACTGCACTTCGCCAACAACACCGGCTTCACACAAGCGATTTACGGCGGAATGCTGGGGCTGCTCGTCACCAGCTGGACCTTCACCGGTTTCGACGGCAGTTTCCACATGTCCGAAGAAACGGTGAAGGCGACGGTCAACGCGCCCAGGGGCATCATGCGGGCGATCAGCTACTCCGCGATCACCGGGCTGATCCTCATGCTCGCGCTGGTGTATGCGATCCGTGACTACGGGCATGCGGCGAGTGCCGAGGCGCCGCCGGTACAGATTCTCATCGACGCACTCGGCCAAAACACCGCCAGCTTCCTGCTGTTGATCGTTATCGGCGCCATGCTGTTCTGCGGGCTCGCCAACATGACCAGCAATACCCGGCAGATCTTCGCCTTCTCCCGCGACGGCGCGATGCCCGGCTCCCGTTGGTGGCATTCGGTGTCCGCGCGCACCCGCACCCCCGTCAAGGCCGTCTGGCTCGCCGCGGCCTGCCCCCTGGTGCTGGTGCTGCCCGGCTGGTGGTCGCACACCGCCTTCACCGCCGTGGTGAGCGTCAATGTCGTCGGGCTGTTCCTCGCCTACGCCGTGCCCATCTTCCTGCGGCTGCGGCTCGACGACTTCCAGGCCGGGCCGTGGAACCTCGGGCGCTACGGCAAGCCCGTCGCGGCGATCGCCGTGACCTGGATCCTGATCAGCAATGTGCTGTTCATGCTGCCGCAGGCGTCCCCGATCACCCCCGAGTCGTTCAACTACGCACCGATCGCCCTGGCAGTGGTGCTGATCATCGCCACCGTCTGGTGGTTCGCCACCGCCCGGCAGCGCTTCCAGGGACCGGTCAGCTACGGCCGCCCCGACGAGGTCGCCGCCATGGACCTGATCTGA
- a CDS encoding hydrogenase maturation protein has protein sequence MRILLIAGAFNSLTQRVYAELGDHGHQVSVELVTRETPLPEVVRRHAPELIVAPMLKTAIPREVWSAHTCLIVHPGPVGDRGPSSVDWAVHLGADRWGVTVLQANDEMDGGDIWAAASCPVPDVGKSDLYRNEIADAALEAVLTAVARVASGTHRPQPQAELADAAKPGHPRPPFRQESRRIDWRADPTDTVVRKLRAADSQPGVRDELLGDIWHLHGGHPEDTLTGRPGELLATRCGAICRATADGAVWIPELRPPRAPGTPGTLKLPATLALGDRLPPLPEVPAPHGPGDGPDSGPDNGPGGGPRTWTDIRYREDGPVGFLEFSFPGGAMSTDHCRRLLAAYRRACARPTSVLVLGGRRDFFSNGIHLHVIEAAADPAEESWANIQAMDDLVEAVLTTTDRLVVAALGGNAAAGGAMLALAADEVWCRAAVVLNPHYRLMGLYGSEYWTYTLPGRTGPEVAAQLTGRALPVTAAAGARLGLVDRIIDCPAQDFTAQTARLAVRLASAPTTQARIATKKAHRERDEAHRPLAVYRELELAQMHRIFFDPDQPYHALRRAFVRKEPTAAPPAHPGWSPAGV, from the coding sequence GTGCGCATTCTGCTCATCGCCGGCGCGTTCAACAGCCTGACGCAGCGCGTGTACGCCGAACTCGGTGACCACGGACACCAGGTGAGCGTGGAGCTGGTGACCCGGGAGACGCCGCTCCCCGAGGTCGTACGCCGCCATGCCCCCGAACTGATCGTGGCGCCGATGCTCAAGACGGCCATCCCGCGGGAGGTGTGGTCCGCCCACACCTGTCTGATCGTGCACCCCGGGCCCGTCGGCGACCGGGGCCCCTCCTCGGTGGACTGGGCGGTGCACCTGGGCGCGGACCGGTGGGGCGTCACGGTCCTGCAGGCCAACGACGAGATGGACGGCGGCGACATCTGGGCCGCGGCGAGCTGCCCGGTCCCCGACGTGGGCAAGAGCGACCTCTACCGCAACGAGATCGCCGATGCCGCCCTCGAAGCAGTGCTGACGGCCGTCGCCCGGGTGGCGTCCGGCACCCATCGCCCGCAGCCCCAGGCCGAGCTGGCCGACGCCGCGAAACCCGGCCACCCCCGCCCGCCGTTCCGCCAGGAGTCGCGCCGGATCGACTGGCGCGCCGACCCCACCGACACCGTCGTACGCAAGCTGCGCGCGGCCGACTCCCAGCCCGGCGTACGGGATGAACTGCTCGGCGACATCTGGCATTTGCACGGCGGCCACCCGGAGGACACCCTCACGGGCCGGCCGGGCGAACTGCTCGCCACGCGGTGTGGCGCGATCTGCCGGGCGACGGCAGACGGCGCGGTCTGGATCCCGGAACTGCGGCCGCCCCGCGCACCGGGCACGCCCGGCACCCTCAAACTGCCCGCCACCCTGGCGCTGGGAGACCGCCTCCCGCCGCTTCCCGAGGTTCCGGCGCCGCACGGCCCCGGGGACGGCCCCGATAGCGGCCCCGATAACGGCCCCGGTGGCGGCCCGCGTACCTGGACCGACATCCGCTACCGCGAGGACGGACCGGTCGGCTTCCTGGAGTTCTCCTTCCCGGGCGGTGCGATGAGTACCGACCACTGCCGGCGGCTGCTCGCCGCCTACCGCCGCGCCTGCGCCCGGCCGACCTCCGTGCTGGTCCTCGGCGGCCGCCGGGACTTCTTCTCCAACGGCATCCATCTGCATGTCATCGAGGCCGCCGCCGACCCCGCCGAGGAGTCCTGGGCCAATATCCAGGCCATGGACGATCTGGTGGAGGCCGTCCTGACCACCACCGACCGGCTGGTGGTCGCCGCGCTCGGCGGCAATGCCGCGGCCGGCGGCGCGATGCTGGCCCTTGCCGCCGATGAGGTGTGGTGCCGCGCGGCCGTGGTCCTCAACCCGCACTACCGGCTGATGGGGCTCTACGGCTCCGAATACTGGACCTACACCCTGCCGGGCCGGACCGGCCCCGAGGTGGCCGCGCAGCTGACCGGACGCGCCCTGCCGGTCACCGCCGCGGCCGGGGCGCGGCTCGGCCTGGTGGACCGGATCATCGACTGCCCCGCGCAGGACTTCACCGCGCAGACCGCGCGGCTCGCCGTCCGGCTGGCCTCGGCGCCCACGACACAGGCCCGTATTGCCACGAAGAAGGCCCATCGGGAACGTGACGAGGCGCACCGCCCGCTCGCCGTCTACCGGGAGCTCGAACTGGCGCAGATGCACCGCATCTTCTTCGACCCGGACCAGCCGTATCACGCCCTGCGCCGGGCCTTCGTCCGCAAGGAACCCACGGCGGCACCTCCCGCGCACCCCGGCTGGTCACCTGCCGGGGTCTGA
- a CDS encoding VOC family protein, whose protein sequence is MSAHGPVTAVRGAPCWVSLMAHDLEGAQEFYTAVLGWRFRAGGLGEEFSIALSDGQPVASIGALAQSFQVAVAWTSYFAVDNADDTAGRIRERGATVAVGPLKIGPGRAALAADPDGATFGFWEGQTLAWSIGQGNAPVGLELRTRDAFAAAIFYAEVFDWASGEPGGCDVTYEHDQVIVSDATHTVATLRGGAVESAPDPRVRPLWHVHFPVRDIEKVAATAVAAGGTVTPVTPTADGEGCQAVVRDPDGGLFTVTST, encoded by the coding sequence ATGTCGGCCCATGGCCCCGTCACCGCGGTACGCGGCGCTCCCTGCTGGGTCAGTCTGATGGCCCACGATCTGGAAGGCGCCCAGGAGTTCTACACCGCGGTCCTGGGCTGGCGGTTTCGCGCGGGCGGCCTCGGTGAGGAGTTCTCTATCGCGCTGTCCGACGGCCAGCCGGTCGCCAGCATCGGGGCCCTCGCCCAGAGCTTCCAGGTCGCAGTGGCCTGGACCTCTTATTTCGCGGTGGACAACGCCGATGACACCGCGGGCCGGATCCGCGAGCGCGGCGCGACCGTCGCCGTCGGCCCGCTCAAGATCGGCCCCGGGCGCGCCGCCCTCGCCGCCGACCCCGACGGCGCCACCTTCGGCTTCTGGGAGGGCCAGACCCTGGCCTGGTCAATCGGACAGGGCAATGCGCCCGTCGGTCTCGAACTGCGCACCCGCGACGCCTTCGCCGCCGCCATCTTCTACGCCGAGGTCTTCGACTGGGCCTCCGGGGAGCCGGGCGGCTGCGATGTCACCTACGAACACGACCAGGTGATCGTCAGCGACGCCACACACACCGTCGCCACCCTGCGCGGCGGCGCCGTCGAGTCCGCCCCGGACCCGCGGGTGCGCCCCCTCTGGCACGTCCACTTCCCGGTCCGCGACATCGAGAAGGTGGCGGCCACCGCGGTGGCCGCCGGGGGAACCGTCACCCCCGTCACCCCGACCGCGGACGGCGAGGGCTGCCAGGCCGTCGTCCGCGACCCCGACGGCGGGCTGTTCACCGTCACTTCGACCTGA